Within the Magnetococcales bacterium genome, the region CATTCAAAAACCATGTCGTCCATTTTATCGACATGATGTCAATACATCAACAAGAAATAGGTCATTCGCTGCGCTCTGCCCGCGATGAACAGGCAGCGCCTCTTCTCATTCCACCCCTTCCGCGCCCCATGGAATGACCGCGAGGAGCCGCCAATCGTTCCCGTTCTTGGGGCGTCATAAAGGCTGCCGTTTCGACCAGGATTCGATGCAAGAGTTCCTGGGATTCATGGGTTGTCCGCCGCAGTTCGCCCAGGGACGCAGTCAGTGTCGGAGCGTCCCATGGTTCGCCTGTCAATGCGTCACGGACCTTCTTCTGGGCTGCATGCACCTCGCCATAAGCGGTGTGAATCCGGGATTCATTGCGTTCAAGTACCGCCATCGCCCTGGGATTTTCCCCTGTTTCCATCCGCAGCATGCCGTATCCCATCATCATGGGACCACCGGGAAGATGCCTTGGCCCCACCATGGTATCCTTTCTGAAATTCGTGGCGACGAGCCACCCTCCCAGAAAACAATTGATCAAAAGGGAAAGGAACAAAACGATCAGTAACCGGCGTTGTCGGTCGAGGATCACTGCCAATCCTCCTGCTCCGGTCC harbors:
- a CDS encoding periplasmic heavy metal sensor, with protein sequence MILDRQRRLLIVLFLSLLINCFLGGWLVATNFRKDTMVGPRHLPGGPMMMGYGMLRMETGENPRAMAVLERNESRIHTAYGEVHAAQKKVRDALTGEPWDAPTLTASLGELRRTTHESQELLHRILVETAAFMTPQERERLAAPRGHSMGRGRGGMRRGAACSSRAERSE